One genomic segment of Chloroflexota bacterium includes these proteins:
- a CDS encoding DUF2029 domain-containing protein, with protein sequence MTRGSWSSAVTSARLWFGSLRTALGRLETSGALPAALLAAGLVYALIRPPDAYDAHAYWAMDPSDPYRNASAGRADAFLYSPVWVQAFSPLTHLPFPVFIAGWTFLLFATLVWLARGWTVALLLVPAVASEVGSGNIHLLLAAAIVLGFRWPWTWSLVLLTKVTPGIGLLWFVVRREWRELAIALGATAALAGISFIVAPGLWGQWLDVLRSNSGSGGATDFGLTPSAILVPLAIRLPVAAAIVVWGARTSRRWTVPVSAFVALPILWILGASLLVGVLPLLREARAGGSARAGGSAAGATDRTLANHHLPSVIRLECGGRVGSGARFSRILAGWLDSSCRAGIAALCELDRDRVVA encoded by the coding sequence GTGACGCGCGGGTCCTGGTCCTCCGCGGTCACCTCCGCCCGGCTGTGGTTCGGGTCCCTGCGCACGGCGCTCGGACGCCTCGAGACATCCGGTGCGCTGCCGGCAGCGCTGCTGGCCGCCGGCCTCGTCTACGCGCTCATCCGGCCGCCTGACGCGTATGACGCGCACGCGTACTGGGCGATGGATCCGTCCGACCCGTATCGGAACGCGTCTGCCGGACGCGCCGACGCGTTCCTCTACTCACCGGTCTGGGTCCAGGCGTTCTCGCCGCTCACACACCTTCCGTTCCCCGTGTTCATCGCGGGCTGGACGTTCCTCCTGTTCGCGACGCTCGTCTGGCTCGCGCGGGGGTGGACCGTGGCGCTCCTCCTCGTGCCGGCGGTCGCGTCCGAGGTGGGTTCGGGGAACATCCACCTGCTGCTCGCGGCCGCCATCGTCCTCGGGTTCCGCTGGCCCTGGACCTGGTCGCTCGTCCTCCTCACCAAGGTCACGCCGGGTATCGGGCTCCTCTGGTTCGTCGTGCGACGGGAGTGGCGGGAGCTCGCCATCGCGTTGGGAGCCACCGCCGCGCTCGCCGGCATCAGCTTCATCGTGGCGCCGGGTCTCTGGGGGCAGTGGCTGGATGTCCTCCGATCGAACAGCGGCTCCGGCGGGGCGACCGACTTCGGCCTGACACCGTCCGCGATCCTCGTCCCGCTCGCGATCCGCCTGCCGGTGGCCGCCGCCATCGTCGTGTGGGGTGCTCGCACCTCGCGACGCTGGACGGTCCCGGTCTCCGCGTTCGTCGCGCTCCCGATCCTCTGGATCCTCGGGGCGTCCCTGCTCGTGGGCGTGCTGCCGCTGCTCCGCGAGGCGCGGGCCGGCGGCTCGGCACGGGCCGGCGGTTCGGCGGCCGGGGCAACCGATCGAACTCTGGCTAATCACCACCTACCGAGCGTTATCCGACTCGAATGCGGCGGTCGGGTCGGATCCGGCGCTCGATTCAGCCGGATTCTCGCCGGCTGGCTGGATTCCTCCTGTCGTGCGGGAATCGCGGCGCTGTGCGAGCTCGATCGTGACCGGGTAGTCGCGTAA
- a CDS encoding DUF192 domain-containing protein, which produces MGRPSLAAGGGLWLPESNGIHMMFMGFAIDAVFLGGPDGGGLRRVVAVRSGLRPWTGVVWYVRGAHGVLELPSGTVTGSGTAVGDTIAFATA; this is translated from the coding sequence ATGGGACGGCCGTCGCTGGCCGCTGGTGGGGGCCTCTGGCTGCCCGAGAGCAACGGCATCCACATGATGTTCATGGGGTTCGCGATCGACGCCGTGTTCCTCGGCGGACCGGACGGGGGCGGGCTGCGGCGGGTGGTCGCCGTCCGTTCCGGACTCCGGCCGTGGACAGGCGTCGTCTGGTACGTCCGCGGTGCGCACGGCGTCCTCGAGCTTCCGAGCGGGACGGTGACCGGATCCGGGACCGCGGTCGGCGACACCATCGCGTTCGCGACCGCCTGA